One genomic window of Nicotiana sylvestris chromosome 10, ASM39365v2, whole genome shotgun sequence includes the following:
- the LOC138879692 gene encoding uncharacterized protein: protein MADLLKKVGESYYPKKCKATTPKVPNVPKPSLKRKASSPTPTASSVPRGRATRSRVKQSEADLQKALEENKKKKKDKEKGKVAESSEAVEEKEMELVHQERGTTVEVPAPKPKKPKTSSKKSSCVLVVAKPTLAKSTRSAMKAKQTNVSDDDDWSGKEEEEEEDESEKE, encoded by the coding sequence ATGGCTGACCTACTGAAAAAGGTTGGGGAAAGTTATTACCCAAAGAAATGCAAAGCTACTACACCAAAAGTCCCAAATGTTCCCAAGCCATCCTTGAAAAGAAAAGCCTCATCCCCAACACCTACTGCCTCTTCAGTGCCTAGGGGTAGAGCCACAAGAAGTAGGGTAAAACAGAGTGAAGCTGATCTACAAAAGGCTttagaagaaaacaagaaaaagaaaaaggataaggAAAAGGGAAAGGTTGCAGAATCCTCAGAGGCTGTTGAGGAAAaagagatggaactggtccatcaagagAGGGGTACGACAGTGGAGGTTCCTGCACCCAAGCCTAAAAAACCCAAGACTTCCTCTAAGAAGTCCTCTTGTGTGCTTGTAGTTGCTAAACCCACACTAGCCAAGAGTACAAGATCTGCAATGAAAGCTAAACAAACCAATgtttctgatgatgatgattggagtggaaaagaagaagaagaagaagaagatgaatctGAGAAGGAATAG